A region from the Aphis gossypii isolate Hap1 chromosome 1, ASM2018417v2, whole genome shotgun sequence genome encodes:
- the LOC114127942 gene encoding IQ and ubiquitin-like domain-containing protein, whose protein sequence is MIEITTSNHVNVDKDIKMYSNLSIPPNQYASIPVQVKLPNNNTLSTNFALSDTILEVKRFILPALQPKIENIQQIKCVMHDEHKVFETNDYTVLKQKWNNSPIQISVSIKHHEDIEKISNEPNASGTSAQLIIHPEYGNILDTNAMIPKQVTGYKNKNTGKLYRNTIVQTVSENIDIDSQYYENKMSIAIQTIQTKDATTESIVEFGTQTESMDVLRSLNVIREITPRQSVILPDVNRIKDLDKYARVIQKSVRLWISRKKFKRILEYYYYKKKLTCDEEKNLKNIIKFEQSQNKLNLQYPTKTRDFEALYSIIHDHYKNIKSSEKNKSPKCIINENKEHLKKELECFKEITKHQNQVKEIAKDKKIFRQLYKISKPVIMTRSNGETISIKTPETYQAKQLMKLYLDLKKNNLSKDERTKLLLKLRETLEPFKEIDLTKPIIDLLTRELTMLNVIQIEDDKLQILRKRIEISFQWILKQPEINPAITSKILKPINYIKCYNCRKLKTLNRFVMKANLTKATTCKDCSHLYRITIDQIILTPHENILQNIKITEAQLCTKTCLAFFLNAEDIYYLVTVIWKGKSAISDCNDIIQLRLVRWNKELEWSPSNTILLSIEEAYFHSKIRNIYKMYSSTLIDSINFKHILAKKYFKGLIEQAEECDRNIKRHKHIRNN, encoded by the exons ATGATAGAAATAACTACATCAAATCATGTCAACGTTGACAAAGATATCAAAATGTACTCAAACTTGAGTATTCCTCCTAATCAATATGCCTCTATTCCTGTTCAAGTAAAACTACCTAACAATAATACTTTGTCGACTAATTTTGCTTTATCCGATACAATTTTGGAAGTCAAACGTTTCATTTTACCAGCTTTACAaccaaaaatagaaaatatacaacaaataaaatgtgttatgcATGATGAACATAAAGTATTTGAAACAAATGACTATACagtactaaaacaaaaatggaaCAATTCTCCcattcaaatatctgtaagtATTAAACATCATGAGGACATTGAAAAGATATCCAATGAGCCCAATGCTTCAGGCACTTCAGCACAGCTCATAATTCATCCAGAGTATGGGAATATACTTGATACTAATGCCATGATTCCAAAACAAGTAAcaggatataaaaataaaaataccggTAAGCTGTACAGAAATACAATTGTACAAACAGTATCTGAAAATATTGACATTGATAGTCAGTACTACGagaataaaatgtcaatagcAATTCAAACAATTCAAACTAAAGATGCAACTACTGAATCTATTGTTGAATTTGGTACGCAAACTGAATCAATGGATGTTCTTCGatcattaaatgttataagagAAATAA CTCCTCGTCAATCTGTTATACTTCCGGATGTAAACAGAATAAAAGACCTTGATAAATATGCTCGTGTAATACAAAAGTCTGTACGATTGTGGATATCAAGAAAGAAATTTAAGCGCATCTTggaatactattattacaaaaagaaattaacatgtgatgaagaaaaaaacttaaaaaatattattaagtttgagcagtcacaaaataaattaaatctacaATATCCTACTAAAACTAGAGATTTTGAAGCtctttattctataattcatgaccattataaaaacatcaaaagttctgaaaaaaataaatcaccaaaatgtataataaatgaaaataaagaacacttaaaaaaagaattagaaTGCTTTAAAGAAATAACCAAACATCAGAATCAAGTTAAAGAAATAgctaaagataaaaaaatatttagacaactatataaaatatctaagccAGTTATCATGACAAGAAGCAATGGAGAAACAATTTCCATAAAAACTCCAGAAACGTATCAAGCCAAACAATTGATGAAACTTTACTTAGacctaaagaaaaataatctaaGTAAAGATGAAAGAACTAAATTGCTTTTAAAGTTGCGAGAAACTTTAGAGCCCTTTAAAGAAATAGATTTAACAAAACcaattattgatttgttaACTAGAGAATTAACTATGTTGAATGTTATTCAAATAGAAGatgataaattacaaattttaagaaaacgtATTGAAATATCTTTTCAATGGATTTTAAAACAACCAGAAATAAATCCAGCAAtcacatcaaaaatattaaaacctataaattatataaaatgctaTAATTGTAGGAAGTTAAAAACTTTGAACAGATTTGTGATGAAAGCAAACTTAACAAAAGCAACAACATGTAAAGATTGTAGTCATTTGTATAGAATTACAATAgaccaaataattttaacaccccatgaaaatatattgcaaaatattaaaataactgagGCACAACTATGCACAAAAACTTGTTTAgcatttttcttaaatgcagaagatatatattatctagttACAGTCATATGGAAAGGAAAATCAGCTATTAGTGACtgtaatgatataatacaattaagatTAGTGAGATGGAATAAAGAATTGGAATGGTCCCCttcaaacacaatattattgagtatTGAAGAGGCTTATTTTCATTCCAAGatccgtaatatatataaaatgtattcatcaaCATTAATTGATagcataaattttaaacatatacttgcaaaaaaatattttaaaggtttAATAGAACAAGCAGAGGAATGTGATCGTAATATAAAGAGACATAAACATATcagaaacaattaa